TCCAGGCCGGGGACGTCGCCTCCTACCTCGACGTCCAGTTCCGGCGGTCCGCCGTGGACCTCGCCGCCATCCAGGACCTCACCCCCCGCGTCCTCCAGGACGCCCTGTACACCCACCCCACCGGCCTCGCCCTGCTGCTCGCCCCGGCGGACGGCGAACGCGGCGAGGAGGTCACCGACCGGTCCGCCCGCCAGATCGTCAGCGCCCTGCGCCACCGCTACGAGGTCGTCGTCGTGGACTGCGGCACGCAGATGGGCTCGGCCAACGCCGCGGCCGTGGAGATGGCCGACACGGCCGTCCTCGTCGTCACCCCGGACGTGGTCGCCGTCCGGGCCGCCAAACGGCTCGTCAGGCTCTGGGATCGGCTGCGCATCCGCAAGGCGGAGGACACCACGACCGTCGTGAACCGCCACACCCGCAACACCGAGATCCAACCGTCGCTCGTCGAGAAGATCACCGGCACCCGGACCGCCCGCACCGCCGTACCGGCCGCCTTCCGCGAACTCCAGCCGTACGTCGACTCCGGCCGCATGCACGAACTGGAGGCCAAGTCGGCGGTCAAGCAGGCACTGTGGGCACTCGCCGGGGAGCTGGACCTCGTGAAGGCCCCGGAGTCGGCCGCCGACCGGCCGGGCAGGCTCCGGGGGGACCGCGGCGCGGCCGGTCTGCGCCGCGCCCGCCGGAAGTAGCGGAGACAGGGGAGAGGGGAGGGGCGGCCCATGGGACCCGTACCCGCACGGACACCCGGCGCACGCCGCGACGGGGGCGACCGACGCCGCGAGGGGGACGGCGGACGCCCCCGCGGGGTCGGCGAACGTCCCCGTGACGTCGGTGGCGTGTGCGATGGCGGCGCGGAGGCGGGCGGCTCGGCGCCTCCGGCGGCCGGGGCGCCGGGAGCGCCCGCGGGGCCCGGTACGGCCGCGGAGCCCGGGGCGGTCGGAGGTGCGGCCGTGGGCCTCGGCGTGGCCGGGGCGACCGGTGCGGCCCCGGCCTCCGGGGCCTCTGGGGCCTCTGGGGCCTCCGGCCGATGCCGGCGGCCCCGGCGGCCCCGATGGTCCCGTCAGCCCCGCAAGCCTCGAGGGCCCCGATGGTCCCGGCGGCTGCGGGGGCCGGCCGGTGACCGGGGACAGGTCGCCGTCGAGTTCACCGGCCTCGTCCCCGTCGTGCTCGGCACGCTCCTCCTGCTGTGGCAGGCGACGCTCATCGGCTACACGTACGCCCTCGCCGGCAACGCCGCCGACGAGGCCGCCCGCGCCGGAGCGGTCGGCGGCGACTGCGCCGCCGCCGCGCAGTCGAAGCTCTCCGGCGCCTGGTCGGCCAGTACCTCCTGCGGGGGCGGTGGCGGCCTGGTGACCGCCGACGTGTCCCTCCAGGTACCCGCCCTCTTCCCCGGCGCGAACCTTCCCTTCACCGTCCGGGGCCACGCGGCCGCGGCCGACGAGCGGGAGGAGTGAGGCGGATGAGGCCCCCGACCCCGACCCGAGCCCCGGCCTCGGCCCCCGCCTCGGCCCCGACTTCGGCCTCGGCCCCGACTTCGGCCTCGGCCCCGACTTCGACTTCGGCCTCGGCCCCGACTTCGACTTCGGCCTCGGCCCCGACTTCGACTTCGGCCTCGGCCCCGACTTCGACTTCGGCCCCGACCCCGACTTCGACTTCGGCCCCGACCCCGACTTCGGCCCCGACTTCGACTTCGGCCTCGGCCCCGACTTCGGCCTCGGCCCCGACTTCGGCCCCGGCCCCGACTTCGACCTCGGCCTCGGCCCCGACTTCGGCCCCGGCCCCGGCCTCGGCCCCGGCCTCGGCCCCGGCCGGGACCGCAGTCCCGACCCCGACCCCGACCACAATCTCGCCCCCGGCACCGGCACCGGCACCGGCACCGACCTCGGCCACAGCCACGGCCCCCGCCGGGCCCCGGCGCCCCCGGGACCGGGGCCAGGCGGCCGTGGAGTTCGCCGGCTGGGTCGGCATCCTGATGCTCGCCGCGCTCGCCGCCGTCCAGCTCGGCATCGTCGCGTACGCCGTCCAACAGGCCGGTATGGCCTCCCGGGCCGCCGCGCGTGTCGCCTCGCAGGGCGGCGACGGCGCGTCCGCGGGGCAGGCCGCCATGAGCGGCTGGCTCGCCGACGGGGCCTCCGTCAGCGCGCCCTCCGACGGCGAGGCGGTGACGGCCTCCGTCACCGTCTCCATCCCGGCCGTCCTGCCCCTCCTCAGCTTCGACCCGGTCACCAGGACCACCACCATGCCCGTGACCAGCAGCGAGGGAGGGACCCCGTGAGCCTGCGCGCCCGCATCACCACCCCGGAGCCGGCCGGCGGCAGGGACGGCGAGGAGAACCACCTCGTCGGCGTCTACCGCGGCAAGCTCCTGGAGGAGATCGACCTCGCCGAGATGTCGGCCCTCCCCGCCGCCGACCGCCGGGCCCGCCTCGAACGGGTCCTCGGTCACATCATCAGCCGCGAGGGCCCGGTCCTGTCCTCCACCGAGCGCGCGCAGCTCATCCGCCGCGTCGTCGACGAGGCTCTGGGTCTCGGCATCCTCGAACCGCTCCTGGAGGACGCCTCCATCAGCGAGATCATGGTCAACGGCCCCGAGCAGGTGTACGTGGAGCGGCACGGCCGGCTCGAACGCCTCCCGATGCGCTTCTCCTCCACCGAGCAGCTCATGCAGACGATCGAGCGCATCGTCTCCACCGTCAACCGCCGCGTGGACGAGTCGAACCCCATGGTCGACGCCCGCCTCCCCTCCGGCGAACGCGTCAACGTCGTGATCCCGCCGCTCTCCCTCAGCGGCCCCGTGCTCACCATCCGCCGCTTCCCCCGCGCCTTCACGCTCCACGAGATGGTCGCCCTCGGGTCGCTGGACGAGCACATGGTGATGCTCCTCGCCGGACTGGTCCGCGCCAAGTTCAACGTCATCGTCTCCGGGGCCACCGGCACCGGGAAGACCACCCTCCTCAACGCCCTCTCCGGCCTCATCCCGGACGGCGAGCGCATCGTCACCATCGAGGACTCCGCGGAACTCCGGCTCCAGCAGTCCCACGTCATCACCCTGGAGTCCCGTCCCCCCAACGTCGAGGGCAAGGGCCGCATCACCATCCGCGACCTCGTCCGCAACTCGCTGCGCATGCGCCCCGACCGCATCATCGTCGGCGAGGTGCGCGGCGGTGAGACGCTCGACATGCTCCAGGCCATGTCGACCGGCCACGACGGGTCCCTCGCCACCGTCCACGCCAACAGCGCGGAGGACGCGCTGACGCGGCTGCAGACCCTGGCGTCCATGTCGGAGGTCGAGGTGCCGTTCGTCGCCATCAAGGACCAGATCAACAGCGCCGTCGACGTCCTCGTGCAGCTCACCCGGCACGCCGACGGCTCCCGACGGATCACGGAGGTCGCGATGCTCGACTCCCACGGCCGCGAGGAGTACCGCATCGTGACCGTCTGCCGGTTCGAGGCGCAGCCGATGGCCCCGGACGGCCGCGTGTACGGCAGGTTCACCCACCACCCGCTGCCCCGGCGGGTCGCCGAACGGCTGTACATGTACAACGAGCCCACCCCGGCGGCCTTCGGCGTCGCCCTGGACGACGCCCAACTGGCGACGCGCGGCACGGCCGCGTAACCGAGGCCACCTCCCCCCGCCGCTGCCAAGCCCCTCCGAGCCCCGACGGACCACCGACCGACGACCGAACGACCGACGAGCGAGCGACGAGCGAACGGCCGACGAGTGACCGCCGAGCGGACTACCGACGGACGGCGACAGACGACGACAGACGACGACGAACGACGACGAACGAGACGACGGACGAGACGACGACACGATGGACAACCTCCCGCTCCTCACCCTCGGCGTGACGCTGCTCGCCGGCCTCCTGGCCGTCGTGGGCGTCCACAGCTACGCCGCGGGCCGGGCGCAGCAGAAGGCGCTCGTGGCCCGGATGACCCACACGGGCCCGGTACCGATCGCCGGCCGCGGCCGCCGGTTCCCCCGTCTGGACCGCCGGCTGCGCGCGACCGGGGCGGGCCGCCGCCTCGAACGGAAGCTCGCCGTCACCGGCCTCGACGTCACGCCCGGCGAGTACACCGTCTACGCCGCCGCGGTCCTCCTCGCCGCGTACCTCGTCGTGTCGGCCGTCTTCGCCCCGTTCTTCGGCGTCCTCGCCGTCCTCGCCGGCCTGTGGGGCGCGGACGCCTTCCTCGGCTGGCAGCGCCAGCGCCGCACCGAGGCGTTCATCAACCAGCTGCCCGAACTGACCCGCGTCCTGGCCAACGCCACCCAGGCCGGGCTCGCGCTCCGCACCGCCATCGCCATGGCCGCCGACGAGCTCGACGACCCGGCGGGCGAGGAGCTCCGCAGGGTCGCCGACCAGCTCGCCGTCGGCCACAGCCTCGACGACGCGCTCGGCGACCTCGCCGACCGGCTCCCCTCCCGCGAACTGGTCGTCCTCGTCACCACCCTCGTCCTGTCGAACCGGGCCGGCGGCCAGGTCGTCGGCTCCCTGCGCAACCTCACCGGCACGCTCGACGAGCGCAAGGAGACCCGCCGCGAGGTGACCACCCTGCTCTCCCAGGTCAAGGTGACCGCCTTCGCCCTGCCGCTGCTGGGCCTCGGCTTCCTCCTCATGATCAACGGCATGAACCCGGGCGCACTCGACAAGATGACGGGATCCGTCGCCGGACAGGTCGGCTCGGTCGTCGCCTTCGCGCTGTACACGGCCGGCTTCGTGATGATCCGCCGCCTCTCCCGGGTGCGGGTCTGAGGCGCCGGGGAAGGAACGGAACCCGACATGGTCCTCCTGCTCGCCGCCCTGGCGGCCCTCGCGGTGTACGGCGCCTTCCACGGCGTACGCCTCTACCGGGCCGAGGCCCGGCTCCCCGGCGACCTCGCCGTCGCCCTGGAGGTGGGCGCCACCCGCACCACCGCCGTCGCCTCGGGCGTCGACCGGCTGGGCATGCGCCACGCACCGGCCGTACTGCGCCTGATGGGCCCCCGGCGGGTCGACGCCCTGCGCCGCCGCCTCGACATGGCCGGCAACCCGGGCGGCCTCACCGTC
This portion of the Streptomyces changanensis genome encodes:
- a CDS encoding CpaF family protein is translated as MSLRARITTPEPAGGRDGEENHLVGVYRGKLLEEIDLAEMSALPAADRRARLERVLGHIISREGPVLSSTERAQLIRRVVDEALGLGILEPLLEDASISEIMVNGPEQVYVERHGRLERLPMRFSSTEQLMQTIERIVSTVNRRVDESNPMVDARLPSGERVNVVIPPLSLSGPVLTIRRFPRAFTLHEMVALGSLDEHMVMLLAGLVRAKFNVIVSGATGTGKTTLLNALSGLIPDGERIVTIEDSAELRLQQSHVITLESRPPNVEGKGRITIRDLVRNSLRMRPDRIIVGEVRGGETLDMLQAMSTGHDGSLATVHANSAEDALTRLQTLASMSEVEVPFVAIKDQINSAVDVLVQLTRHADGSRRITEVAMLDSHGREEYRIVTVCRFEAQPMAPDGRVYGRFTHHPLPRRVAERLYMYNEPTPAAFGVALDDAQLATRGTAA
- a CDS encoding AAA family ATPase; protein product: MTTRVLPAVGDPDAARAVTTLLGQLPDTEPALPVPVGDSTTLIDTLARSAAVSVDELPEVVLVHERIGPVPALDLIREVALRFPAVAVVLLTADTGPGLYSAAMDSGARGLVGLPLSYEELAQRVHSAAAWAAGVRRHLGQGGDGPTGPGGTVVTVSGAKGGVGTTVTAVQLALAARASGRSTALVDLDLQAGDVASYLDVQFRRSAVDLAAIQDLTPRVLQDALYTHPTGLALLLAPADGERGEEVTDRSARQIVSALRHRYEVVVVDCGTQMGSANAAAVEMADTAVLVVTPDVVAVRAAKRLVRLWDRLRIRKAEDTTTVVNRHTRNTEIQPSLVEKITGTRTARTAVPAAFRELQPYVDSGRMHELEAKSAVKQALWALAGELDLVKAPESAADRPGRLRGDRGAAGLRRARRK
- a CDS encoding type II secretion system F family protein is translated as MDNLPLLTLGVTLLAGLLAVVGVHSYAAGRAQQKALVARMTHTGPVPIAGRGRRFPRLDRRLRATGAGRRLERKLAVTGLDVTPGEYTVYAAAVLLAAYLVVSAVFAPFFGVLAVLAGLWGADAFLGWQRQRRTEAFINQLPELTRVLANATQAGLALRTAIAMAADELDDPAGEELRRVADQLAVGHSLDDALGDLADRLPSRELVVLVTTLVLSNRAGGQVVGSLRNLTGTLDERKETRREVTTLLSQVKVTAFALPLLGLGFLLMINGMNPGALDKMTGSVAGQVGSVVAFALYTAGFVMIRRLSRVRV
- a CDS encoding TadE/TadG family type IV pilus assembly protein; translation: MEFAGWVGILMLAALAAVQLGIVAYAVQQAGMASRAAARVASQGGDGASAGQAAMSGWLADGASVSAPSDGEAVTASVTVSIPAVLPLLSFDPVTRTTTMPVTSSEGGTP
- a CDS encoding pilus assembly protein; translation: MLGTLLLLWQATLIGYTYALAGNAADEAARAGAVGGDCAAAAQSKLSGAWSASTSCGGGGGLVTADVSLQVPALFPGANLPFTVRGHAAAADEREE